DNA from Thioclava sp. GXIMD2076:
AGGTCTTGTCATAGACGAAGAGGGTCTGTCCCTCCTGTCCGATCACCAGCACCATCTGGCCATTGGTCATCTGTGCCAGTGCAGGCCATTGATCGGGGGTGATCGAGGGGATCTTCTCGACCGAGGACACGAGCCCCGCCACGCGCAGAACGGCAGCGATATGCTCGGGCTTGATCTCGGCGGCCTCCTTGGCATCGCCGGTCAGCGCCGCCGTCGCCTCGCCCACCGCGCGCAACATCTGTTCGAGGATATCGAGAGCCGGAATGTCGGCCCCCAGAAGCCCCGCATAGATGGCCGCCAGTTCGGCGCGCGCCCGCGCCCGACCGGTCGCGGATTGCGCAGGGGCGGCTTGGGCCGTCTCGGCCTCGCTCCGCGTCGCGCGCACCTCTCCCTTCGCCCCATTCACATGGGACGCGTTGATATCAAAGGGGATGATGCGCTCTGCCAAATCTCTTTACCTTGTTAGATGACGCTCCCGTCGACGAGAAGTCCGTGTCGGCGGGCGATTTCCAGCCTTATCAACGCTATATCGTATTTCTGTCCAGCAAGGTCTTGCCGCATCTGGGCATAATTTTCAAACTGATTAACAAGCTCCATCAGGGTGCGGCCCCCAAGACGGTATTGTTCGGTATAAAGCGAGAGGCTCTTTTCCATCTCGGCCACCACGCCTGCATCGCGGCTCTGCTTGGCTTCGGCCATATCGAGCTTGGATTTCAGCGTCACATAGTCCTGGAAGGCTTCCTGACGGGTCTGGTCGACCTGCTGCTGCGCCGCCTGACGTGCGGCATCATAGGCCTTCAGCTGGTCGCCGGTGCCAAAACCGAAGCCTGCGCTCGTGCCGAGATCGACCCCGACATCGGGCTTGCCGGTACCGACAGAGGCGCTGGCCGAGAGGCCCGGCAGCAGACCGGCGCGATTGATCTTGGCCTGGGCCACGGTCAGGTTGCGGGTCCCCTGTGCGGTCTTGATGGCGAGCGCCTCAGGCAATGGCTCAGGAACCTTCAGCGGCTCGATCCCCTGTCCGCGCACCGACACGCCGCCTGTGAGGCTGTCGAGCTGCGCGGTCTCCGAGCGCACGGTATCGCGCAGGGTCGCCTCGGTCGCTTCCATATCGATCAGCTTCTGCGCCAGAACTCGGCGTTCAGACATGTCCGACAGACCGCCCTCCACGCGTTGACGCATGATGTCATCATATTCGGCCAGTTTGTTGGCGGCCTGCGTTGCAGCCACGCCCTCGGCTTCGGCCTGACGGGCCTTGATGTAATGCGACAGCGCCGTATAGACCTTGTCGTTGTAATCGGCCGAAAGGTTCACAGCAGCCAGCTCGACATCGGCTGCGGCATATTCGCGCTCGGCCCGCTTGGCGCCATTGTCGAACAGGACCTGAT
Protein-coding regions in this window:
- a CDS encoding TolC family protein, with the protein product MTSLSGCLGGGTPFPSGRAAYAPAGNGFAETQPGTTAQSSAIIGDLAARRSILPQGGAYDQVAKAVLAYQKSAAQSELLVKQLTAKAKSKNWLPSLKPGVSLTSLGDLATSIVLDQVLFDNGAKRAEREYAAADVELAAVNLSADYNDKVYTALSHYIKARQAEAEGVAATQAANKLAEYDDIMRQRVEGGLSDMSERRVLAQKLIDMEATEATLRDTVRSETAQLDSLTGGVSVRGQGIEPLKVPEPLPEALAIKTAQGTRNLTVAQAKINRAGLLPGLSASASVGTGKPDVGVDLGTSAGFGFGTGDQLKAYDAARQAAQQQVDQTRQEAFQDYVTLKSKLDMAEAKQSRDAGVVAEMEKSLSLYTEQYRLGGRTLMELVNQFENYAQMRQDLAGQKYDIALIRLEIARRHGLLVDGSVI